In Paenibacillus protaetiae, the genomic stretch ACAGGAAGCGCCATCTTTTGGCCGTCGCGGGTAACCGGCAGCCATGTGTCCGGGTTCAGGCCAACGGCTTGTTTGTACTCATCGTCGGCATATTTGTCGAACAAATCGTTAACCGACATAAACTGGCCGGAATCGATCAGCATGTTAACCGTTTCCATATCGCCGCGGTAAGTGACGACGTCCGGCATTTTTTCGCCGGAGGAGAGCATCAGGCGCAGCTTTGTTTTGTAAGCATCGTTGGTATCCGTTACAACCCAGTCATATTTCACATCAATGCCAAGGTTATCCTTCATGTACTTTTGCAAAACGTTGTTTTCCATCGTTTCGCCTTCTTTGAAGAAGTAGTTCGTACCGATGCCTTTTACCGTCGTCAGCGTGATCGGCTCAACATATTTTTTGCCGTCCCAGCCTGTTTCGTCAACGCCGCTTGCCGCATTCGACGGAGCGGGTGTCGCTGTTGCCGCATTACCGGAATTTGAAGGCTTCTCGCTCGAGTTAGCCGGCTTGTTGTTGTTATTGGACGAACAGGCTGCAAGCGAAAGCGCCAGCACTGCTGTCATGGAAACAAGCCCAACCTGTTTCATGGATTTACGCATTTTTTTCCCCCCGTAAAAATTAATTATGGAATGAGAGCGCTTTAATTACTCTCAAGTATTACTATAAATGTGGTTATAACGCTTATAAATACCATATTTTTGTGTGTAATGCCATTTTATTATCCTTTTATTCTATTACTCTTTCACAGCGCCAAGCACGATCCCTTTGACGAAAAAGCGCTGGAGAAACGGATAAACAAGCAGTACCGGCAGCATGCCGATAAAAATTTGCGCAGCCTTGACGGTACGCTGCGAAATGTTTTTCAGCTCATTGACATCCGGATTCAGCTTGCTGAAGTCCTGCTGTACGATAACCGTTTGCAGGAATGTCGCAAGCGGATAGTTGCGATAGTCGTTAATATACAGCAAGGCGTCAAACCAGGCATTCCAGTTGCCGACGATGGTGAACAGCGTCATGGTGGCAAGCGCAGGCATGGCAAGCGGCAAATAGACGCGGAACAGAATCGAGAAATGGCCGGCCCCGTCTATAAAAGCGGCTTCCTCCAGCTCTTTAGGCGTGGCGCGGAAAAAGTTCATCAGCAAAATCATATTAAATACGGCGACCGCGCCAGGCAGTACAAGCGACCAGATCGTATTCATCAAATGCAGATTGCGGATGACGATATAAAGCGGAATGATGCCGCCGCTGAACCACATCGTGAATACGAAATACCAGGCGTAAAAGTTCCGGCTCTTAAAGACGCGCTGATCCTTCGACAAAGCATATCCGCCTAATACGATAACCGCAAGCGTGATGGAAGCGCCAAGCGCGGTCCGGCCGATCGAAATCCAAAACGCCCGCAGGAAGTTTGGATTGTTCATCGTCTTCGTATAGGAATCCGTGTTCCAGTCAACGGGCCATAAGCCGACCAGATGGGCGTTGGCGGGAGCGCTGGCGCTGAAGCTGATCGCCAATATATGAATGATAGGAATAATGCACAGAAGCCCTGCGGCAAGCAGAATCAAATAATTGAAGGCTGTAAAGATGCGGTAGCCGGTTGTTTTATGGTACATGTTCGCAGGTACCCCTTTCTAAAAGATTTTGTAGTCCGCTACTTTATAAGCAATCCGATAACCTACAACGATAAGCACAAAGCCGATAATGGATTTGAATATGCCTACCGCCGTCGCGAGGCTGTACTGGCCGTTCAAAATACCGGTCCGGTAAACGAACGTATCGATAATATCGCCTTTATCGTAAACCAGCGGATTGTACAGGTTGAAGATTTGATCGAAACCTGCGTTCAAAATATTGCCCAGTGCGAGTGTGCCTACAACGACGACTATCGGCATCAGCGACGGGATCGTAACATGTTTGGTTTGCTTCCAGCGGGAAGCGCCGTCCACTTCGGCAGCCTCATACAAAGCAGGATTGATGCCGGCCAGAGCGGCGAGGTATACGATGGTGCCGTAGCCGAACTGCTGCCAAATGTCGGATAAAATAACCGTAAACCGGAACCAGTTGCCGTCCCCGAGGAACAGGATCGGTTCGTTAAGCCCAAACCAATTATGCAGGAGTGTGTTAATAATCCCATCGGAAGCAAGCATATCGTTCAGAATGCCGCCCAAAAATACCCATGAAATAAAGTAAGGAAGATAGACCAATGTTTGAACCGTCCGTTTAAACGGGTTAACCCGCACCTCGTTCAGCAGCAACGCGAACGCAAACGGCACGATAATGTTAAATATAATTTTCAAAGCGGCTATAAAAGCAGTGTTGAAAATGACCTGTTTAATGTCCGGGTATTGGAACATGTACTTGAAATGTTCCAGTCCGACCCATTTGGAATGAAATAGCCCGTCGTACGGTTTGTAGTCCTGGAACGCAATAACGAGCCCGCCGAGCGGCAAGTATACAAATACAAATTGTATAAGCACTGCCGGGAGCAGCATCAGATGAAGCGGCCATGTCCTCTTCATGCCTTTTGCTTTCGTCTTGTGTTCCAAGCTGGTTTGCCCTAAGGCGTCGTTGCTAGGCATTGCCTTTGTTGTTGTCGCCATCCCCATTGTCCTTTCCGCCTATTCTTTTTGTCGATTGACAGTCTTGCATCATGATGTATATTTAGTATATCAATAGGGGAATTAGGGCGTCTGCACCAATCATTTTAGAACGATACCCGATTATTTGTTTTCATCATCAAGTTGATAGGAGAACCGGACGGTTATGTCGCTGCGAATGAATACGTTTACAAAGATTGTAGGCATTATCGTTTTGCTGCTCATTCCGATCATTATGCTCTACTGGTATTCCAACAAGACGAGTATGGATGTTGTCATGAACGAGGTTGAAATATCGATGCATAAAGATTTGTCCTACTTCGCGGCCAAAACGGATGAAACCGCAGTGCAGCTGGCCAGAAGCGGACTGACGATAACGGAAGATATTAATGTGCGGAACCTGGAGTTCATTGAAATTGCCACACTCTATGAGCAGACGGAAGAGAAGCTTCGAATCAGCGACAAGCTGAGGCTGATCAACGCTTCCTCGGAATGGGACCCGGCTTTTAGCGTTTACGCGCCTGCCACCGATACGTTTGTTTCTACGAATCCGTCCCTGGAATATGATCCGGATCTGGTAGCGAAAAACTATTCGAAAGTTTGGAAGTATACCGAATATGTACCCTCCTACTACCAGAACCATCCCCGATTTGTCCGATACATAAGCGAACCGTACGATAGCGGCTCGAGCAACGCCGGCCTTGTAGTGGAAGTAAGCTTTGCCGCCGATGAGCTGGTGAAAGCGCTTGGGAGGTTCAAACAAGGCGGCAAAGGCGATGCTTTTTTTGTTTCGCCTGGCGGCCAGCGGCTGGCTGTCCATGGTTCGGATGAAAGCTTGCAGGGAGCGCTTCTTGCAAAGGTGGACTTGCATGCGTTATCGCAACAGGAATATACCCGCATCAAGCTGAACGGCGTCGAGTATACGGCGAGCAGCGTGTATATGCCGGAGCTTGGCTGGTATTTGTTTGATTATTTGCCGATTCAGGATGTCGTCAAGCCGATTACTTCGAACAGCAATTTATTTTACAGCTCGATTGTGTTTTTGTTGTTTGGCAGCATGATTGCGGCCTATGTGCTGTACACCAATGTGCAGGTGCCGATACGGGAGCTGATTCGCGGCGT encodes the following:
- a CDS encoding carbohydrate ABC transporter permease, with the protein product MYHKTTGYRIFTAFNYLILLAAGLLCIIPIIHILAISFSASAPANAHLVGLWPVDWNTDSYTKTMNNPNFLRAFWISIGRTALGASITLAVIVLGGYALSKDQRVFKSRNFYAWYFVFTMWFSGGIIPLYIVIRNLHLMNTIWSLVLPGAVAVFNMILLMNFFRATPKELEEAAFIDGAGHFSILFRVYLPLAMPALATMTLFTIVGNWNAWFDALLYINDYRNYPLATFLQTVIVQQDFSKLNPDVNELKNISQRTVKAAQIFIGMLPVLLVYPFLQRFFVKGIVLGAVKE
- a CDS encoding sensor histidine kinase encodes the protein MSLRMNTFTKIVGIIVLLLIPIIMLYWYSNKTSMDVVMNEVEISMHKDLSYFAAKTDETAVQLARSGLTITEDINVRNLEFIEIATLYEQTEEKLRISDKLRLINASSEWDPAFSVYAPATDTFVSTNPSLEYDPDLVAKNYSKVWKYTEYVPSYYQNHPRFVRYISEPYDSGSSNAGLVVEVSFAADELVKALGRFKQGGKGDAFFVSPGGQRLAVHGSDESLQGALLAKVDLHALSQQEYTRIKLNGVEYTASSVYMPELGWYLFDYLPIQDVVKPITSNSNLFYSSIVFLLFGSMIAAYVLYTNVQVPIRELIRGVKKLKKGEYSKLKVFHPNNEFHFLLVSFNDMAEQIEQLIQNVYLEQIRSRDANLKQLQSQINPHFLYNCFSLIRSLTRLGEKESVMDLALHLSRYYRYTTRSERQLAYVKEEVDLVQSYLAIQAMNVQDMSYTVSIPEAMQELEIPRLILQPIVENAVLHGLEPLGGGEVHIVGTQNDRYNIITVRDNGIGVTEEQLAQLELQMSMPPTEDKGCALWNTRKRMLLQYGQEAGLRLYRMEEGGLAAELYWPNESSGE
- a CDS encoding ABC transporter permease: MPSNDALGQTSLEHKTKAKGMKRTWPLHLMLLPAVLIQFVFVYLPLGGLVIAFQDYKPYDGLFHSKWVGLEHFKYMFQYPDIKQVIFNTAFIAALKIIFNIIVPFAFALLLNEVRVNPFKRTVQTLVYLPYFISWVFLGGILNDMLASDGIINTLLHNWFGLNEPILFLGDGNWFRFTVILSDIWQQFGYGTIVYLAALAGINPALYEAAEVDGASRWKQTKHVTIPSLMPIVVVVGTLALGNILNAGFDQIFNLYNPLVYDKGDIIDTFVYRTGILNGQYSLATAVGIFKSIIGFVLIVVGYRIAYKVADYKIF